The genomic DNA CCCAAGGAATCCCACGATGTACCACGAGGTCCCACGCATGGGACAGTGTAGGACAACGTAGGACGTATAGGACATAGGACATTCGTTAGTATATAACaataggcaatgagcccttacggttcattgtgttcaacttcgaaatctaaggattagtacttgattctcaactccccgtatattacatcgatctaccaatcgtgctatacaccctcgtgtccatcgcatcactctatccccgagaaccaacccaagatcatcttcggacgaccttcacacaGTTGCTCTCTTTTCCTCGGGTAAATAGGCTGTTGaccagagatgtcaacaagcaagtcaagctggcttgattcttatcgattgcagatcacagaccattctctgggacgtgccactgtgcacgagcctctatattgtctgtgatctgcaatcgataagaatcaagccagcttgacttgcttgttgacatctctgctgTTGACTTTCACCTGAAGTGCTACTCTTCAACTACGTAATACTAAGGAACCCTCGATTGCTGTTAGTACATTCATTTGATAATGATCTTTGAAAATCGGGCGCCGCTGTCAAATTCGGGAGCTCTCCCTGCCGCCGTTGATTACTGCTAGTTCTTGTCACGCAACGGGAGCTGTTGGGAGAATCTGAATATGCTACTAAATTAGGCAACATCCCACATCTGTTGATTGCGGTAAAGCTCCTTACTCAACAAGAGTGTCACATGAAGTTGGTAATACTACTGAAATTGGAGACCTTTGAATATCCATTGATTGTGGTAGGTCCTCTTACGCATTGCGATACATTGTGGTAACATAACCCAATCGGGCAATTATGGATGTCTATAGATTTCTGCAGTAGGAAGTAGAAAGTATAAACTGCTACAACTTCCTACCGGTCCTAACAATAATACGCATTACCAGATCGGGTAGTTTTGAATCTCTGTAGATCTTAGTAGGAGGAACTACTACAAATATTCCGGCTGGTATTAACAACAATGCCTATCTAGGTAACCTTGATATCCATCGATTGCTGTTCTTCTATGTTCACTCACAGCATGAATTGATGACGTCATTACTCAGAGCCGCGCTAGTGACCAAGATAAGACTAGCTTCCTCGTGACAGCGCGATCCTGGGCCATCGCGTGCCATCGTGTGGCAAGAACGCCTTTCATCTGAGGGGCCATTGCGCACCTTACTGTGACCACACGATGGCACTCAACCCCAAGAGCCCGTCAGTACACAATCAAATGATCATGCGGTTTATAAAGCACCCAAAATCCACAAACTTCGATGGCGACGAAGATCGGCCGGTCAAACGTCAAAAGACGGCCAACAGTCCCAAGAAAGCGCCGCCTACACCACGGAGGACTATCAAGCACGAAACACTTGATTCTGATGATGAAAATGAGGGCACAGTGTTCAAGGAAGAGGCGAAGGAGCATAAGACAGACCTAGAGAGTGCCCTGCCAGAAGTAAAGAGTGGTGATGACGCCATTGAGGAATATGAGGCTTTCAAGGCATCACAGGAAGAACAGACTGAAGGAGCAGACGAACGCTTGGAAAAACGAACCTGGGTGCGAGGAAAGAGTTCACTATATGTTGACGCGTTCAATCTGGCATTGGACACTGTCTTGGATGAGGAAAGCCATCTGTTTGATGAAGCTGAGACGGAAGTCTTTCGAATATGGAGGGATCTGGACTATGAAGCGCAGTACCTGTAAGTCAATATACATAGTGTTTGGGTGCTAGATCACTAATTACAGCCTGTAATACTAGATACGTACGCCTATTCCTACGCAAGACATCGGCATGGCACCGCATTAAGAACCTAGGCTATCATAGCGATATATCAGACCTCCAAGCTGCAGCTGAAAAATTGCAACGATCCTACGATTTACCAGCGCCATCCTCCAAAGTCGAGACACATCCAGGCGAGCAGGATGCACCGGCAGGGACGACGATGGGCGCGTCTTTCACCTTCGCCGACCGGTCAGAGGAGGAGATAACCACACTTGAGCAGGCTTCCTCGCTTCTCAAGCTTGACGAGCTCAAAGCTCTTGCAAAGGATGCCAAGGTCAAAGGGAAAAATAAAGGAGAACTTCTGAAAGCACTGCGACGCACAAGCAAGAAGCAAACAGGCCTAAGCTACTTTGGACTAAAACGTTCTGACTCCGAGATGTCGAGAGACTCCTCTACGTCTAGGTCTCGGCCAGAAACACCAGATACGGAAGTAGAGCCTGGGGGTGATCTCTCGGACGATACCAACCGTGATGCGCATTTTACGCGCAGGATCCTGCAAGAGACAGGATCTTGTATTCGACTCTCATTGACTACCCTGAAGCTTTTCGAGCGTGTTCATCTTGTGTTTTATCGCTCCACTGAGTGGACTGAGAAGTCATTGACCACTATCATTCTAGCAAAGATAGCACGTTGGAACTTCCCAGAGTACATTGTTTCTCGGTCCACAAACATATTTGCTTCCCGTTCGTTGCTTCTGGAGTACGAGGCATCTATACGTACCCAACATCGGATAGACGATATCCTGGAGTTTAACGGAAGGTCCACGGAAAAGGATTTCCAGGAAATCATAGACACGTTCGAAGAAATATATCCACGCTGGCAAGTGCTCGTTCGGGAAGAGCAACGTAAGGAAGAAAGCGTATATCACAGCGGCGAAGGCTCGTACTTACGACGTCTATCGCCAGCATGGGTATATACGCGCATTATTCATAAGGCGCTTGATGTACTCAGACGCCAAAAAGAGCACAAGCGTGAGCACAAACTCTTGATGGAACTGCTAGATCAGAGACTTTTCCACCATTCGCGGAGAGGTGCGTGGTATCAACGTAAAGCGTTGCTTGAGGAGCATTATATGGCTGCGCTCACTGAAGCTGGGAGTAGAAGCGTGGAAAAACAGAAAAGCCACTGGAAGAACATCGCTTTACAGACTTGTGAACTTGGCTTACAAGATAATCTTGTGCATATCATTCACCACTATGATCTCCAAAAGCGTATCACAAAACTTGAAAAGTCCCTCAAGTTCGTCAAACGATTACAGCATGACTTCTCACACGTCCGGTTGGCGAAGCCGATTGAAGTCACTATGGAAGGAATCCGTATTGAGCGCGAAAGGCCATCGATATCTCGAAGGAATAGCTCACCACATCCTGGCAGACGTGGTGGTAAGACGATTTGGATAGATCCTCGCGAGGATGGCGAGTGCTCGGTGGAGGCGATGTGTTTGTCACAATACCGTGACCAGGGTTGGAAAGGCTACCACAGCGAAGGTGGCATCATCCGCACGCTCTTCGCATACCTTTTTTACGACGTCTTATTTACATACATACCCAACGTGTTTCAAACGCCGTATCAAACATGTCCGCTAGATTTGCATACCGACGCCTTCTACCCTTCGCGTATATCCGAGATCAATGCACGACTGAACGAGATATCAAACGGCGACGCGCCATCAATCATACAGAGAGTTTACGATGCCCATCACGAGCGCCGAACATGTATCATAGGTCTCGATTGGACATACGGTGTCTCCGATTTAGTCGAGATTGCCCATTGCTTCGATGGTGACGCACTCGCAACAGTATGTAAGGTCATGGCCCAAGAATATGGGCAGCGAGGTGGCGGTGTACCTGATTTGTTTCTTTGGAAACTGCCGGAGGAGGAAGGTAAGAAGGGCGAAGTCAAGTTCGCAGAGGTGAAGAGTGAGAATGATCGCTTGAGTGACACACAAAGAATGTGGATTCACGTACTTTCTGGTGCAGGAGTGAGAGTCGAACTCTGTGCTGCCGTTGCAAAAGAGGTAAAGGTTGTTTCAAGTGTGTGATAGGCTACTTTTGCGCTCGAATGGGATGTGACATTAGAGGTCTGTTTGCTGCCTCTGCTAGCGTGGGCAGGTTAGTATATAGTTGCACCGTTCCCCTCATTTTCCACACACCAACAACAAACTTTACCCCTCCTAAGTCACGATGGTACCTCCCGCCGAAGCCACTGTGCTCAATGTGACCGAAACGAACGCAATGTAAGCAATCGTCAGCAACCGACCTGTCCATGGATTTGACTAATAATTGCAGCTCCATGCGTAATCAGCAAGAATCTCCCTTTCTGCGCTTACCCGCGGAGATCCGAAACGAGATATATGCGTACATTTTCGACAACACTAGTGTATCGCTATAGAACGGCTCTTATGCTCGTGGGCATCCATCTCAAAATCCTGGGGCAATTGCTTGGAAAGGCAACTGTATCTTTGGCATCACTAAAGTTTGTCGGCAACTCCGTTCAGAAATTGGTTTGATGCCATTCAAAACAGCAATCTTTATTGATTCAAATTGTTTTCATTGGCCAGTCTTCCTCAAGCGTTCCTCGATCGAGCAAGTCGGCGCCATCGCCTATATCGAGATACCCCAGTTGTTTGTGGTGTGGTTGCATCAAGTTCAATCTCCTGCTGAATACAAAGGGGTTTTCAATATGTTGTGCGGGCTCAAGGAGATTGTGGTAAAAGATGAGGAGTATTGGTTTTGAAGCGAGCGGAGCTCTAGTGATCTATCTTGTTATTTTAGAGCTCTCGGAACTTGCCTCGAGTTCCGACCTGTCAAGATCATTTTCCAGAAGCACGAAGGTGGAGAAATTGTGGCCCAGCACACTCCTGGGCAAGGTTGACTGGTTATTAGTAGCGGGGTTTGAATTGGCAGCGGCATGTCTGAGATCGATTTTTGTATTGGGAAGCATCTTTCTGAGGTGAGAGTGCTGTCTCGAGCTATCCAATAACATCTACTTGCCTTCACCTCGTTTGTTTGCTGCCTCCCGCACGGGCCTCTGCTTGGACCATCAAGTACCTCAAACACCCCCGCATTAGCTCCTCTGCTCAAACCCCGCTCACACAATTGTCAATCACAACAGATTTCTCATACTCAGTACTCTTTCCCCGTGACTACATCATGCCTCCCCAGTCTGACAGCAGGATGTCAAAGCGCCAGTCTTCAAAGCGCCAGTCTTCAAAGCCCAAGCTCTCAAAGGAGGAGGTAGAAGAGATGTAAGTATTATGCACCAACAGTTATAACCATAACTAACTCAGCTTTAGCATGCGTCTCAACCAGAAGAACTCGCCTTTCCTTCGCCTGCCTAGTGAGATACGCAACAAGATTTACGCACTTGTGCTTGGAGGAAAGACTATTCATTGGAGGCTTGGCTCACCAAACGAGAAACCAAGTTATTCGAAGCACCGGTATCTTGAGATTTGGGGCCCGGAGTATCTGGGAAAAAAGAAGCTTTCCTGCTACGACCATTCCCAGAGACAGGTCATCCGGTTATCTTCTCTGGCCTCGCTCCCCGCGGTCTGCCGTCAAATTCGCACAGAAGCATACTTTCTCCCTTTCACTCTCAACGATTTCGAGATATATCCTGCTGATGTCATCGACTTTGTGACAAAGCTCCGAGGGACTTAGCGAGACGCTATCACTACCTTGAGGGCACAGATCGACGGGGAAATTTGGCACACGGCGCAAGACATCTTGAGCAGGAACCATTATATCAAGGAACATGTATGGGTTGGTTCAACGGCTATGATGTGGTTTCAGGGTCTCAAGCGCGTGATAATCCCAAAGTGGAGTAAATGTGAACGCACTATGCGCCCTGACGAGGCAAGGGACAAGAAGAAGTTTATCATGGAATTGTTCCGGAACTTTGCTCAGAACAAGGATATTGAGTTCGTCTTTGAGCAGTAGGGTACACATCTACGCCATCCCAGCGATCGGTCGGTATTATGCGACTTCATCGATGGAAAGCTCACTTGAGATTTTGGGACGCTTGGAACTTCCAAGCTATTGCTCTAGTTCCTGTGGAATTCAGTAGCATACGAATGAATGTATGAAATTATGCAAGCTCAGCCATCATTGTTCGTTATGTAAACCTCCACACTCTTTCTCTACACCATCTACTGACCCAACGCCTCATAAATACGTCCCTCAACGCCCGCCACAAGTTCCACCCATGCTTCATCATTCCACGGATAATAATTCCCCCAAACACTCACCACAATATGGGTTTTCCCATCGACCCACATCTCACAGTTCGGCGCTCCGTACCAATACACGCTACCCTTACTCCTTCCCCTACCACCATTCTTCAATACCCTATCTGCGCCCTGAACAGCACATCCCAAGCCGTAACTTCCCTTTGGATCCAGCACCGGGGAGGAAAGATCAGCAGGCAGCACGATGGGAGTAGCATTTGCAGTAGGTATGCTACGCGAATTATCTCTAATATCTTCAGGAAGCTGGGGCGAAGTGATCTCCCGCACACTCTCAGCAGACAGTAAGCGATGACCGGTTACGGAGTCCACGCCCATGTTCTCGGGTAAGAGGACAGAGAGGAGGTGGTTGTAATCGCGCACGCTGGATACCAGTCCGGTTCCCAAACAACCAGTGTGGTAGTCACCTTCTGGGAAAGCGTTTGCTCGCTTCACTACTTCCGGCTCCGCGACATCGATCGTGATGAACGAGTCTCCGTTCCGAAGTTTGCGCGGCCAGAACTTTCCAGTGTTGTGCGGGAGTGAGGTAGCGACGCCGCCGTATGTTGCTTCTATGCCGATTTCCTTGAGGCCCAGGGGATTGAATATGTACTCTTGTAGGTAATCGTGCAGTGACTGTTTGCTGATGCGTTCGATGAGCACGGCGAGCCAGTCCAGGCCCTGACCATAGTTTGTTTTCATGCCTGGGTGCCATAATAGTGGGCTTACGAGGAGGACGCCATAGGGATCGACGGCTTCGTTTGTTGTCTCCCATACACCGAGGTCTTGGACGTAGTCGAATAATAACTTGTTGAAGAATGTGTGGCCGCCGCCGTACGTATGGTTCATCAGCATTCGCGCTGTGATTTCTCCCTTTCGGTCTTCAAATTGGTATTGCTTCTGACCAGTTTCGCCGTCCATCGTATAGCCGGTCAACACGTTCTTTGCGGTGAGCTCGGGGAGCCATTTAGTGATGGTGGCGGGGTCGTCGAGGGTCGTAAGGTCGCGCTCCACTAACTTCATATATGCCATTGCTCCGACAATCTTGGTAAGGGACTGGATGATAGTCATGGATTCCGCA from Pyrenophora tritici-repentis strain M4 chromosome 8, whole genome shotgun sequence includes the following:
- a CDS encoding VRR-NUC domain containing protein encodes the protein MALNPKSPSVHNQMIMRFIKHPKSTNFDGDEDRPVKRQKTANSPKKAPPTPRRTIKHETLDSDDENEGTVFKEEAKEHKTDLESALPEVKSGDDAIEEYEAFKASQEEQTEGADERLEKRTWVRGKSSLYVDAFNLALDTVLDEESHLFDEAETEVFRIWRDLDYEAQYLYVRLFLRKTSAWHRIKNLGYHSDISDLQAAAEKLQRSYDLPAPSSKVETHPGEQDAPAGTTMGASFTFADRSEEEITTLEQASSLLKLDELKALAKDAKVKGKNKGELLKALRRTSKKQTGLSYFGLKRSDSEMSRDSSTSRSRPETPDTEVEPGGDLSDDTNRDAHFTRRILQETGSCIRLSLTTLKLFERVHLVFYRSTEWTEKSLTTIILAKIARWNFPEYIVSRSTNIFASRSLLLEYEASIRTQHRIDDILEFNGRSTEKDFQEIIDTFEEIYPRWQVLVREEQRKEESVYHSGEGSYLRRLSPAWVYTRIIHKALDVLRRQKEHKREHKLLMELLDQRLFHHSRRGAWYQRKALLEEHYMAALTEAGSRSVEKQKSHWKNIALQTCELGLQDNLVHIIHHYDLQKRITKLEKSLKFVKRLQHDFSHVRLAKPIEVTMEGIRIERERPSISRRNSSPHPGRRGGKTIWIDPREDGECSVEAMCLSQYRDQGWKGYHSEGGIIRTLFAYLFYDVLFTYIPNVFQTPYQTCPLDLHTDAFYPSRISEINARLNEISNGDAPSIIQRVYDAHHERRTCIIGLDWTYGVSDLVEIAHCFDGDALATVCKVMAQEYGQRGGGVPDLFLWKLPEEEGKKGEVKFAEVKSENDRLSDTQRMWIHVLSGAGVRVELCAAVAKEVKVVSSV
- a CDS encoding penicillin binding protein (AmpC, Beta-lactamase class C and other penicillin binding protein), translating into MSPPALSSDATTALTKYINDATKPGTDNIILPAAIVHIVDEQNNVLFSHGASANKPPTAESMTIIQSLTKIVGAMAYMKLVERDLTTLDDPATITKWLPELTAKNVLTGYTMDGETGQKQYQFEDRKGEITARMLMNHTYGGGHTFFNKLLFDYVQDLGVWETTNEAVDPYGVLLVSPLLWHPGMKTNYGQGLDWLAVLIERISKQSLHDYLQEYIFNPLGLKEIGIEATYGGVATSLPHNTGKFWPRKLRNGDSFITIDVAEPEVVKRANAFPEGDYHTGCLGTGLVSSVRDYNHLLSVLLPENMGVDSVTGHRLLSAESVREITSPQLPEDIRDNSRSIPTANATPIVLPADLSSPVLDPKGSYGLGCAVQGADRVLKNGGRGRSKGSVYWYGAPNCEMWVDGKTHIVVSVWGNYYPWNDEAWVELVAGVEGRIYEALGQ